The sequence ATCCTTTCGAAAGGTTTGTGTTTATTATCAATTCAATTAAAAATCTTTTATTGGGTGatagaaaaattattaaatttaaaaatctttGTTGATCCCAATTAGGTTCATGAAGACATTGAAGGATTATAAGGTAATCCAAGTCGGCCTGAAGGCTCAATTGCAGAAGGATATATTGCAGATGAATGCCTAATATTCTGTTGAAGATATTTCAAATGTGTGAAAACATAGGTCAATCGACTGAATAGGAATACTGGGTTCAGAGAGATGAGTAGGCCCATAGGAAAGGCTGAGCTGATTAGGCTTAAGATGAAATATAGAAATCAAGCCCACCGATACGTACTTTTCAATTACAATGCCCTTGAGGGATATCGAAAGTAAGTATCAAATTGACAAATTTTGATATATGAACCTTTTATATGATTCAACACATATTGATAACCTAAAGCttgctttcttatttcttagaCATCAtcttgaagaaattaaaaaggaaCAAGGTGGTAAAGGCAGAGAGCAAAGTAGACTAAAAGAGCATGCACAGTCATTCCCAACTAATCTACTTTCTTAATAAGAGAGGAAGCACAAGAAAGAGAATAGAATAGTACCCTGGGTAGTAGGGAGTTGGGAGAAGGAATGCTTCCTCTGGTTCAGCTAAGCAAAACATGAGAGTCTCgttagctgaagttgaaccagCAGTGAGGAATAGCTTCTTAGGATCAAAGCTGACTTTGGCTTTTCTTATCTCCTCCATGAATTCTACCAGAGCCTGTAATTTTTAAACAATGCTTAATTATCCAATTTAgaaattaaattcaattaaagTAGAGGAGATAAGGTTTTAAGAATTTAATTACATTCTTAAAGGCGGGTAAGCCATGGTAATCTTGGAACAGAGCAAGCTCTTTAAATATGGATTCTCCATCTTTTTTGAAACTAGAAGCTTCAGGGTTCTTAGATAGCCATGATTCAAGGAGGTCGAAGGATAGCTGATGATGAAAGAAACCGAGTTAAGATTTATAACAGAGTAATGGAGATGAGAAGAAGTGATGAGTTGAATGTTATGAAACAGTTACtaacctgattctttgcaagtcCCATATGTATGATCCCATTTGGATTCCGAACCTTATCACAAGCAACTCCCTTAAAGATGGGTGAAAATGAGTACCAACATAGAGATATTCGATCTCAAGTGGCAGGGGTATCTGAGTTGAAATTATGGAACtcagaacccaaaaaaaaaccttaaaattgGGTAAAAGACTATTCTAGAAAGCTGTTCCTAAGGCAGAATTCTTCTTGGTTAACTAGAATCCTGTTCCTAAAAGATAGTTTGATTGCTACATCTTCTTGGTTAACTAGAATTCTTCATTACTTCCAGACTATATGTCCAATGTTAATGAGAATtttgcttatatatatatatatatatatatagttttttttttttttagttatagATTCTGAATCTTAATGAAAAGTTGCTTCAActgtctttttcctttttagttacCAAGGAATACCTGTCTAAGATGTTCTTATCAATTAGGTAAATGTGCTTGTTGACTGAAAAATTATTATATGTACAGGTTGACGTAATTGAGATGAGTTTCTCTTATTCTAAGGgttaaggagagagaaaatgtgggCATCATGCTAGCAGGAGAAGTGAATGAGATCCAAGACCTTTAcaaatcaaatttgatttaCATTTCACATGATAGGAAAAATGTATCTTGCTACTTTGAGTACAATGGTTTCGTAgtgttttcaatttcttttgcttAGGCTTAGAGAATTGAGTCTGTagaataatattttgaaataaTCCACAAtcgttttctcttttttcaagACTTGTTTAATCATCT is a genomic window of Macadamia integrifolia cultivar HAES 741 chromosome 13, SCU_Mint_v3, whole genome shotgun sequence containing:
- the LOC122059322 gene encoding 1-aminocyclopropane-1-carboxylate synthase CMA101-like, whose protein sequence is MGLAKNQLSFDLLESWLSKNPEASSFKKDGESIFKELALFQDYHGLPAFKNALVEFMEEIRKAKVSFDPKKLFLTAGSTSANETLMFCLAEPEEAFLLPTPYYPGDGRKFISFKSNRALMVCFIL